In Brachypodium distachyon strain Bd21 chromosome 2, Brachypodium_distachyon_v3.0, whole genome shotgun sequence, one genomic interval encodes:
- the LOC100841207 gene encoding probable LRR receptor-like serine/threonine-protein kinase IRK — MAAATSAAPALLLGALLLVAAATTAALTDDVLALVVFKTGVADPLGRLAAWTEDDDRPCSWPGVGCDARTGRVTSLSLAAESLSGRLPRALLRLDALLTLSLPGNNLSGPVLPSLLGSLTRLRSLDLSSNRLAAAVPADLFAQCREIRSLSLAHNELSGYIPTDVASCSSLVSLNLSSNRLAGPIPDGLWSLPSLRSLDLSGNALSGSVPGGFPRSSSLRAVDLSHNLFAGEIPADIGEAALLKSLDLGRNFFTGGLPDSLRRLSGLRFLGVGSNALVGEVPAWIGEMWALERLDLSGNRFTGAIPDDIANCKNMVEADLSRNALTGELPWWVFGLPLQSVSVAGNKLYGWVKVPGDAALSLRSLDLSSNGFSGGIPPQIPTFASLQSLNLSSNSISGQMPAGIGGMRLLEVLDASANHLNGSMPPEIGGAVALRELRMGRNSLTGRIPAQIGSCRSLVALDFSHNEFTGSIPSALGNLTSLQVVNLSQNKLNGTLPVELSNLPSLHIFDVSHNSLSGGLPKSRFFDNIPAYFLSDNSGLCSSRKNNSCSTVMPKPIVLNPNSSLNPLSQATPSSPSSMHHKKIILSVSTLIAIAGGAAIAIGVITVTVLNRRVRAAASRSKPAIALSDDYLSQSPENDASSGKLVMFGKGSPEFSAGGHALLNKDCELGRGGFGAVYKTVLRDGQPVAIKKLTVSSLVKSRDDFERQVKLLSKVRHHNIVTLRGFYWTSSLQLLIYDYLPGGNLHKHLHECTEENSLSWMERFDIIIGVARGLMHLHQHGVVHYNLKSSNVLLDSNGEPRVGDYGLAKLLPMLDRYVLSSKIQSALGYMAPEFTCKTVKITEKCDVYGFGVLALEILTGRRPVEYLEDDVVVLCDVVRSALEEDRLEDCMDQRLCGEFPMEEAIPIIKLGLVCTSQVPSNRPDMGEVVSILELVRNPQESPGDELV; from the exons atggcggccgccacctccgccgctcccgcgctgctcctcggcgccctcctcctcgtggCGGCCGCGACCACCGCCGCTCTCACCGACGACGTGCTCGCGCTGGTGGTCTTCAAGACCGGCGTCGCGGACCCGCTGGGCCGCCTCGCCGCGTGGACGGAGGACGACGACCGCCCCTGCTCCTGGCCGGGCGTCGGCTGCGACGCGCGCACAGGCCGCGTGACCTCGCTCTCGCTCGCGGCCGAGTCGCTCTCGGGCCGCCTCccccgcgcgctcctccgcctcgacgCGCTCCTCACCCTCTCCCTCCCCGGCAACAACCTCTCTGGTCCCGTgctcccctccctcctcggctcccTCACCCGCCTCCGCTCCCTCGACCTCTCCTCCAATCGCCTCGCGGCGGCCGTGCCCGCCGACCTCTTCGCCCAATGCCGTGAAATCCGCAGCCTATCCCTCGCCCACAACGAACTCTCCGGCTACATTCCCACCGATGTCGCGTCCTGCTCGTCGCTCGTCTCCCTCAACCTCTCCTCCAACCGCCTTGCGGGTCCCATCCCTGATGGTCTCTGGTCCTTGCCTTCGCTCCGCTCTCTGGACCTCTCCGGCAATGCGCTGTCCGGCAGTGTTCCTGGTGGATTCCCCCGCAGCAGCTCGTTGCGGGCGGTGGATTTGAGCCATAACCTCTTTGCTGGGGAAATTCCGGCTGATAtcggggaggcggcgctgctcaaGTCGCTGGATCTAGGGCGTAATTTTTTCACTGGCGGTTTGCCGGATTCTCTTCGGAGGCTGTCCGGGCTACGGTTCCTTGGGGTCGGCAGCAATGCGCTCGTTGGGGAGGTGCCTGCCTGGATCGGGGAGATGTGGGCGCTTGAGCGGCTTGACTTGTCGGGCAATCGCTTCACGGGCGCCatccccgacgacatcgccaaCTGCAAGAACATGGTGGAGGCCGACCTCAGCCGGAACGCGCTCACCGGGGAGCTCCCCTGGTGGGTGTTCGGCCTGCCTCTGCAGAGCGTCTCGGTTGCCGGCAACAAGCTCTACGGGTGGGTCAAGGTCCCTGGAGATGCTGCGTTGTCGTTGCGTTCGCTGGACCTGTCGAGCAACGGGTTTTCTGGCGGGATCCCGCCGCAGATTCCTACCTTTGCGAGTTTGCAGTCTCTGAACCTGTCATCGAATTCCATATCGGGGCAGATGCCTGCCGGCATTGGCGGGATGAGACTGCTGGAGGTGCTGGATGCGAGCGCTAACCACCTCAATGGAAGCATGCCACCGGAGATTGGCGGCGCCGTGGCGCTCCGGGAGCTGCGGATGGGGAGGAATTCGCTCACCGGCCGCATCCCTGCACAAATTGGGAGCTGCAGGTCCCTCGTTGCATT GGATTTTTCGCACAACGAATTCACAGGATCGATTCCTAGCGCCCTGGGCAACCTCACCAGTCTCCAGGTGGTTAATCTCTCCCAGAACAAGCTGAATGGGACCCTGCCAGTGGAGCTATCCAATCTGCCCAgcttgcacatctttgacgtcTCCCACAACTCACTATCAGGTGGTCTGCCAAAGAGCAGATTCTTCGACAACATCCCTGCCTACTTCCTATCTGATAATTCTGGACTATGCAGTTCTCGAAAGAATAATTCCTGCAGTACGGTCATGCCAAAGCCGATTGTTCTGAACCCTAATTCCTCGCTGAACCCCTTGTCTCAAGCCACCCCAAGTTCCCCTAGCAGCATGCACCACAAGAAAATCATACTGAGTGTCTCCACCCTCATTGCCATTGCTGGTGGTGCTGCCATTGCTATTGGAGTTATCACTGTAACTGTGCTCAACCGTCGTGTCCGTGCAGCTGCCTCCCGCTCAAAGCCTGCTATCGCACTATCTGACGATTACCTTAGCCAATCCCCGGAGAATGATGCTAGCTCCGGGAAGCTTGTCATGTTTGGTAAAGGTAGCCCAGAGTTCAGTGCCGGTGGGCATGCGTTGTTGAATAAGGATTGTGAGCTTGGGCGAGGAGGCTTTGGTGCAGTGTACAAGACAGTTCTCAGAGACGGCCAGCCGGTAGCCATCAAGAAACTCACTGTGTCTAGCTTGGTCAAGTCAAGGGATGACTTTGAGCGACAGGTGAAGTTGCTTAGCAAGGTGCGACACCACAATATTGTCACATTGAGAGGCTTTTACTGGACTTCGTCACTGCAGCTCCTCATATATGATTACCTGCCTGGAGGAAATTTGCATAAACACTTGCATGAGTGCACGGAAGAGAACTCACTTTCCTGGATGGAGAGGTTTGACATTATCATCGGAGTTGCTAGGGGACTGATGCATCTCCACCAGCATGGGGTCGTCCATTACAATCTAAAATCGAGCAATGTGCTGCTGGACAGCAACGGTGAACCTAGGGTCGGTGACTATGGTCTTGCAAAGCTGCTGCCAATGCTAGACCGGTATGTCCTTAGCAGTAAGATCCAGAGTGCACTTGGTTACATGGCACCAGAATTTACATGCAAGACAGTGAAGATCACTGAGAAGTGCGACGTCTATGGCTTTGGGGTGCTTGCACTGGAGATCTTGACAGGCAGAAGGCCCGTTGAGTACTTGGAAGATGATGTTGTCGTGCTATGTGATGTGGTGAGAAGTGCGCTGGAGGAAGACAGGCTGGAGGACTGCATGGATCAGCGGCTGTGTGGTGAATTTCCGATGGAAGAGGCCATCCCGATCATCAAGCTGGGGCTGGTTTGCACCTCGCAGGTGCCATCAAACCGGCCAGACATGGGCGAGGTGGTGAGTATACTTGAGCTGGTGAGGAATCCTCAGGAGAGTCCAGGGGATGAGCTGGTCTAA